The nucleotide window CAATCTCACTTTCGCAGGTCAGAAACTTTGCAAAATGGTTTTTCTTTAAATTTCCAACATTCTGGTAGGATGATTCATTCATAGCACATGCATGATCCTGATTTGAATTTCTGATTATAAATCAACAAGCAGGACAGTTTAGATAATTTCAAATCACAAAACTTCCCATTTGGTGGATCACATATGGACCATATATTGCTTCTCCAATCAACACAAGTAAAAAACAGAAAAAGGATGTAGGCAATCACACTATTTGTCAAGCTATCAAAAGTTCTTTCTTTGTTTTACCACAAGTCTCATTCTAAATTTAATAAGGTTCTTCAGATACAAAAATTGTTTAATCTAATTTTCAGGTGAACCTTGCGAACCTTtctaatatataattaaattatgtACAATCAGATACAGGCTTTTTGCAGTCAGCTAACATACATACCAACCATATGCTAATGAGCTGGTGAACCAAGTTAATCATACTCAAGTCCAGCAAAGGATGCATGTAAAAGATATCAAGTCAAAAGCAGTGAAAAAATTACCATACGACGGTCAATCATACAGCATCCATCAGCACAAAGCAGTGTTGGGAATGTGTCAAACCCTTCTGAGAGGCACAATGACAGAATAAGGCGTATCCCCTGCTGACAATCAGGGGTGTCAGCCAAGGATGAGTCTCCTGTAGCCCTTGTGTAAGCACGAAGTAATATTATCCACCAAAAGCCAGAATCTACAGGGGCAACTCTTCCAATGGCACTTTCTCCAAAGTCAGCAATTAAAGTTTCCGTATTCCGGATGGGATCCTGGAAAACCTTGAAACTTGCTGGCATGACACCTGCTCCAAGCTGAAAGCGGTCAATCTTCTTTTCCCATGATTGAAGTCGAAGCGTTTTCGTGAGGAAGTTTCGAACTATTTCAGGCTCTCTACTCATCAGAAATGCCAAGGCACTTGGGACAAAGTCTCTCACAAATACCTgagaaattaaaataatttgaatAGCCAGTGCCACTGGACCTGTAAGGCTACCACATATTGCACCGTATTAAGATATATCTTCTAGGAGAAGCATTCACGCTGTGCAGCACCAAATCAGTCTAATAAAACAGCACTGTACCGCATCATATGGACATGTTTACAATAACCTATCCACTACATTAAAACTTTAGAACAATACATAAATCATATGCAGAACAATTACCAGTACCCCGTAAAATGTCAATGGGTCAGTTGATTTGAACTCACCATAAACAGCTAAAATTGTTTGCATATACGAGCAATTTATAAAGATGTAAAGGATGATCCACGAAACAAAAAGCAGTGCATGTTAGCCACTATACATCCATGAAACCCTGTGTTGGTCCATCATTCTAGCTTGTAGAGTTAACCACTTATGTTTCTAAGAATATCTAAAGAAAATACTCACAGATCAGTATACCACTTATGTTTATAAGAATATATAAAGAAAATACTCGACAGATCAGTATACCCCTGAGAAAAATTttcttagcaagacattgtcaatTAGCATTGAATTAAGGAACTGACTATTATATATTGCCAGGGCAACTGAAGATAAAAAAGGAATGCCAATTTAGATTCAAGAATTCACATATTTTGATTTGGAGGCAGAAACAAATTCTAAAAGGAACACTATTGACAGAAGTGAAAACCTGATTATAGTTAAGTGCTTCTTCTGAAGGGTCCATTGCAGCAATTGTACCAACTGGACGTCCCCGAAAGTGAACCAATGAGCGCCTCAGAGCTTCCCAAGCTTCAGCTTGTAGATGAGAACTGATGGAAGCCTTTGGAGAATTCACATTTGACCTCCAAGAAGGTGAGTAAGCATTCTCTAGGTGCTCTGTGATTTTCAAGTGATCAAGGTTCTTTAAAGTATGACGAGGGGATGCACTGGCCATGGATAGCTCAAATAATGCCTTAACTTCACAGGACCTGTGGCGATCAATGTTATGGTTCCTAGGCCTAATTTCTAGCTTTGAGAAATCAAATTCCTGGATTTTCAATGGAGTTAACTCCCTGGCTTTTGTACCACTATTCTCAGTATCATCCTCTGGATCCACAGTAAAGGAAGGCATAACTGAAAGTTGACAAAGATGGTTCAAAATTAGTTGATGTGTCAAGCAGTCTGCACTGATCAAGTCGAACAAGGTAGATGAGGTAAGATATACATCCAGTACAAAAAAGCAAGAATTAGAGCACCAATAATTGTATCAGAAGAACATAGGCAAAGTCTAGGTGTCCCAGACCGAGAGATTTCTTGAGGAATTGACAAACCACCAAAGATAAAATTAAATCAGAAACTTCTTTAAGGGACAAGGGCCCCGCAAGCAACAACATCGCAATTAAACTTCTGAAACACAACTCCAAACTTAGTCAACTAATTGTTTGCAGTTACATAATGCATTCTGCCTGAGTGATCAGGACTGGACATCCAACACTAGTTTTATGACCAAGAACAGTACCCAAATAGAGGTTTAAAGGAGAAGGGTACAGAtgccaaaaagagagagattcctCCATAGAGATCAATTAAATCGATCAGATCTAACATTACAAAAGAAACAGATACTCCAATAACCAAATGACCATTAAATTTGGATTTCACTTATAGTCAATTTGACTTGTTGAGATTCTTGCATGGCATTTGTATGGATAACATACCATGTTCACGTTAGTATACATATGGACCTTTCATCAGCATTTACAACCCTTCAATGTGCATGTAATCATGTCCCCTCATTCCTCCTTTTAATCTTTACTTCGTATTTACAGTTTGGATATATCCTTCGTTTCTAAGTTTGAATTCTAAACATTGCACATTTAGATATGACCAATTTTATCTATGTCTTTTCAGGTATTATCTCTTTGCTTCATTTGCTTAtctaaatttaaagaaaaaatagcaACACAGATGAAACTTAATTTGTTAACAGAAAAGGGATAGAAAGATAACATATATCCCATATTTTCAGCAATCTGCCTCAAATAACCATATTTTCAGTAATCTGACCATATTCCACTAAAAACGATGATCCATGGTCAATTGTAGAAGCTTAAACAATAATATACTTGACAATTATAACAAAATTCCACAACACTCAATATTGCTTAGAAAATCAAAACAATATCTAACAACAAAACTGGTAGAGACAGACAATCGCCAACTCTGTTTATGATCTGACTGAAATAGAGTGTTGAAAAAACCCTATCCTCTCTATCACTTACTAGGTGCAATCATAGCTCAAGAAACTATGTAAACTCTCTAAGAAAGATCACTCATCTTTAATGAAATTTGTATAGAATACATTcaagacaaaaagaaaaatcagatCAATCAAATACAAGTGAAATACACAATTAACCCCTATAACTATGTTAAAAGAAAGTTGAACCACGGCGCGATACAAACGTGAAATATCAGTGAACTACATTCCCGAAATCCAAATTGTTACAGCGATACCAACTCACATCCGTTTTGCTTCCAGATAGATCGACAACATAAGTTTCAGGCATTATGGCGGAGTTATCAGAATTGGCCATCCCAACAACTACATTAGTTTCGCGAGCATTCATACCACGATAGTGATACATTTAAAATCAAATGATCATTTATTCACATTAGAATCAATTGATCCAAAGCACTTGTA belongs to Musa acuminata AAA Group cultivar baxijiao chromosome BXJ1-11, Cavendish_Baxijiao_AAA, whole genome shotgun sequence and includes:
- the LOC135597395 gene encoding probable alkaline/neutral invertase F; the encoded protein is MVMPSFTVDPEDDTENSGTKARELTPLKIQEFDFSKLEIRPRNHNIDRHRSCEVKALFELSMASASPRHTLKNLDHLKITEHLENAYSPSWRSNVNSPKASISSHLQAEAWEALRRSLVHFRGRPVGTIAAMDPSEEALNYNQVFVRDFVPSALAFLMSREPEIVRNFLTKTLRLQSWEKKIDRFQLGAGVMPASFKVFQDPIRNTETLIADFGESAIGRVAPVDSGFWWIILLRAYTRATGDSSLADTPDCQQGIRLILSLCLSEGFDTFPTLLCADGCCMIDRRMGIYGYPIEIQALFFMALRCALNLLKQDDKGKEFVELITKRLHALSYHLRSYFWLDFRQLNDIYRYKTEEYSHTAVNKFNVMPDSLPDWLFDFVPNRGGYFIGNVSPARMDFRWFCLGNCIAILSSLATPNQSAAIMDLIEARWTELVGEMPLKVCYPALENHEWRVITGCDPKNTRWSYHNGGSWPVLLWLLTAASIKTGRPQIARRAIELAETRLLKDSWPEYYDGTLGRYVGKQARKFQTWSIAGYLVAKMMLEDPSHLGMVALEEDKQMTPPLRRSASWSR